One stretch of Arachis hypogaea cultivar Tifrunner chromosome 20, arahy.Tifrunner.gnm2.J5K5, whole genome shotgun sequence DNA includes these proteins:
- the LOC112785456 gene encoding protein FAR1-RELATED SEQUENCE 5-like: protein MNNINQEAISTSANHESAVPEPEDGILNEETLFDMSMLGDEEGFPNMTQTKVEPESAQVPSHVSVEDVLKMEFFTPGEAREFYTSYSRLKGFAIRNSKTVKNAKGDIVRYNFVCNREGFRQKKWLDKPDRKREYKPIMRCGYVAEMRIKKNHGNGKWYVSQFVDDHNHTLLPERFIGYLPSHRNMSDVEIAQMNSMRQVGISIPKIYQSFAMQSGDVNAALRFFEHAARNDERLFWRYEVAAGSRMCDIIWSDGRSQEDYEAFGDVLAFDATYGRNKYNLPVIVLSGVNHHNQTCVFAAAMVSCESQDSYKWVLRRFLECMRGKAPKAFITDGDPSMRLAIMHVFPDAHHRLCAWHLLRNATAHVSQPRFTQLFKQCMLADIEVHEFERQWEAMVGECGVREVEWVMDLYSKKLSWATAYIRGRFFTGLRTTSRCESLHAKLGGFVESRYGILDFITNFQRCVDFLRDKEEELDFRSFYGTPVLQTHFQEIERSAATLYTREVFYRFRETLKRVVRFNIIDREDCENGCCYVIQKYRRPESTWQVLHQPQNGTFECNCHRMESYGILCVHIIFVLVGIDIGYLPETLVLKRWCRNAKNNVTFVRQVTETGDAASRYHSRLGAFVDQCKRLAKVACLREEDYKVYSEKMARDVVMLEVKNGLRVAADVNTQPNGEGGGGINDPVRVRTKGTGRGNVSQRTKGPKKRKCSACGKLGHRRTRCPIGADLRPGCRGSQRVPKGRQAEAQATPSQTTRPDHLNCFASELATGQQELQMGAGTRKRKLRVELPNTFPQFMS from the exons ATGAACAACATAAACCAAGAGGCGATATCAACGTCAGCCAATCATGAATCGGCGGTGCCAGAGCCGGAGGACGGGATTTTGAATGAG GAAACACTTTTTGACATGAGCATGTTAGGGGACGAAGAAGGGTTTCCGAATATGACGCAGACAAAGGTGGAGCCTGAATCTGCTCAGGTACCAAGTCATGTCAGCGTTGAAGATGTGCTGAAGATGGAGTTCTTTACCCCTGGGGAAGCAAGGGAATTCTACACGAGTTATAGTAGGTTAAAAGGTTTTGCAATAAGGAACAGTAAGACGGTAAAAAATGCTAAAGGAGATATCGTTAGATACAATTTTGTTTGCAACAGAGAAGGATTTAGGCAGAAGAAGTGGTTAGATAAGCCCGATAGGAAAAGAGAGTACAAGCCTATAATGCGATGTGGGTATGTAGCAGAGATGAGGATAAAGAAGAATCATGGTAATGGAAAATGGTATGTTTCACAGTTTGTGGATGATCATAACCACACCCTACTCCCAGAAAGGTTTATTGGATATCTGCCTTCACACAGGAATATGTCTGATGTAGAAATTGCTCAAATGAATAGCATGCGGCAAGTTGGGATAAGCATTCCGAAGATATACCAGTCATTTGCGATGCAG AGCGGAGATGTGAATGCCGCGCTACGTTTCTTCGAACATGCTGCCAGAAACGATGAGAGACTGTTTTGGAGGTATGAGGTGGCGGCTGGTTCTCGCATGTGTGACATTATATGGAGTGATGGTCGAAGCCAGGAAGATTATGAGGCGTTCGGTGATGTCCTCGCCTTTGATGCGACCTATGGGAGGAACAAGTATAACTTGCCGGTTATTGTTTTGTCCGGTGTTAATCACCATAATCAGACATGCGTGTTTGCAGCAGCAATGGTTTCATGTGAGTCACAGGATTCGTACAAATGGGTGCTGAGACGGTTTCTAGAATGCATGCGGGGAAAGGCCCCGAAGGCATTTATAACTGATGGGGATCCTTCTATGAGGCTAGCTATTATGCATGTATTTCCAGATGCTCATCACAGACTATGCGCGTGGCACCTACTAAGGAATGCCACTGCTCATGTCTCGCAACCACGTTTCACACAGTTATTCAAACAGTGCATGCTCGCTGACATAGAGGTTCATGAATTTGAGAGGCAGTGGGAGGCGATGGTTGGGGAGTGTGGTGTTCGAGAGGTTGAATGGGTGATGGACCTCTATAGTAAGAAGTTGTCATGGGCAACCGCGTACATACGGGGCAGATTCTTTACAGGTTTAAGGACAACCTCTCGGTGCGAGTCGTTGCATGCTAAGTTGGGTGGGTTTGTGGAGAGTAGATATGGGATATTGGACTTTATTACAAATTTTCAGAGATGTGTTGATTTCCTAAGAGACAAGGAGGAGGAGCTTGACTTTCGTTCCTTTTACGGTACCCCGGTGCTTCAAACGCACTTTCAAGAGATTGAGAGGTCAGCGGCGACCCTGTATACCCGTGAAGTATTTTATAGATTTCGAGAGACCTTAAAGCGGGTTGTGAGATTTAACATTATCGACCGGGAGGATTGTGAAAACGGATGCTGCTACGTGATACAAAAGTATCGCCGACCGGAGTCAACTTGGCAAGTGTTGCACCAGCCGCAGAATGGAACCTTTGAATGTAATTGCCACAGGATGGAGTCATATGGGATCCTTTGTGTTCACATAATTTTTGTTCTGGTAGGTATTGATATCGGTTATTTGCCCGAGACTCTGGTCCTCAAGAGGTGGTGCAGAAACGCCAAGAACAATGTGACTTTCGTTAGACAAGTTACTGAAACGGGTGATGCTGCATCCCGGTACCACAGCAGACTTGGTGCATTTGTAGACCAATGTAAGCGTTTGGCTAAGGTGGCTTGTCTAAGGGAGGAGGACTACAAGGTATATAGCGAGAAAATGGCACGGGATGTTGTCATGTTGGAGGTCAAGAATGGGTTGCGTGTCGCCGCAGATGTTAATACACAGCCTAACGGTGAGGGCGGTGGTGGGATAAATGATCCAGTCCGCGTCCGAACAAAAGGCACCGGTAGAGGAAACGTTTCTCAGCGAACCAAGGGACCGAAGAAGAGAAAATGCAGCGCCTGCGGAAAACTGGGTCATCGCCGAACTCGCTGCCCCATTGGGGCAGACCTGCGCCCGGGATGTCGTGGATCGCAACGGGTTCCCAAGGGTCGGCAAGCTGAAGCTCAG GCGACACCGTCACAGACGACTAGACCAGATCACTTGAACTGTTTTGCCTCTGAACTTGCAACGGGTCAG CAGGAGCTCCAGATGGGGGCGGGCACGAGGAAGAGGAAACTAAGGGTTGAGCTTCCAAATACATTCCCGCAATTCATGTCATAG